In one window of Kitasatospora sp. MMS16-BH015 DNA:
- a CDS encoding thioesterase II family protein yields MNQYFAAVPQAGAPLRLVCFHHAGAGATAFAGWAARVGPDISVLPVRLPGRENRLGEARITDVELLFRELDEHLGPVLEQGPYAFYGHSLGALVAYRLAEHRIRTGQRPPAGVVVGACMAPHLPNPLISAADLGDDGLLGLLSGLGGIPEELLARPVWLQEMLATVRADLTLGRALRDGALTPLSCPIWAFAGAQDRIATPAAVAAWERWTTSSFHSRTLTGGHFFVRDGELPELLGELLTERLVLASVD; encoded by the coding sequence GTGAACCAGTACTTCGCAGCCGTGCCGCAGGCCGGGGCGCCGTTGCGCCTCGTCTGCTTCCACCACGCCGGGGCCGGTGCGACGGCGTTCGCCGGCTGGGCCGCCCGGGTCGGTCCCGACATCTCGGTGCTGCCGGTGCGGCTGCCCGGTCGGGAGAACCGGCTCGGCGAGGCCAGGATCACCGATGTCGAGCTGCTGTTCCGGGAGTTGGACGAGCACCTCGGCCCGGTGCTGGAGCAGGGCCCCTACGCCTTCTACGGGCACAGCCTCGGCGCCCTGGTGGCGTACCGCCTGGCGGAGCACCGGATCAGGACCGGGCAGCGCCCGCCGGCCGGGGTGGTCGTCGGGGCCTGCATGGCTCCCCATCTGCCCAACCCGCTGATCTCCGCCGCGGACCTGGGCGACGACGGGCTGCTCGGCCTGCTGTCGGGCCTGGGCGGCATCCCCGAGGAGCTGCTGGCCCGGCCGGTCTGGCTGCAGGAGATGCTGGCCACCGTCCGGGCCGACCTGACGCTCGGCCGCGCGCTGCGCGACGGCGCCCTGACGCCGCTGTCCTGCCCGATCTGGGCGTTCGCCGGAGCGCAGGACCGGATCGCCACCCCCGCCGCGGTCGCCGCGTGGGAGCGCTGGACGACCTCGTCCTTCCACAGCCGGACGCTGACCGGCGGCCACTTCTTCGTCCGGGACGGCGAGCTGCCGGAGCTGCTGGGCGAGCTGCTCACCGAGCGGCTCGTCCTCGCCTCCGTCGACTGA
- a CDS encoding AfsR/SARP family transcriptional regulator, whose amino-acid sequence MNIGLLGPLRVDQSGVSIVPTASKPRKVLALLACRADRLVSVEALIEEVWGEHPPRSVQTTLQTYVLQLRGCIATALGGQTPVDLPRGSKSVLVTEPGGYLLDTQGGSLDRDEFDLLSRRGHRAMDGGDCLAASATFRQALELWRGPALVDVQCGALLEAEARSLEEARLSILGRRIEADLRLGRHHELVGELAGLCVQHPLHEGLQAQLMIALYRAGRRSAALETYHRLRTVLSRELGLDPSPELRELQSALLDADPGLDLVRTGPPGRLLRAI is encoded by the coding sequence ATGAATATCGGCCTGCTCGGCCCGCTCAGGGTCGACCAGTCGGGGGTCTCCATCGTGCCGACGGCCAGCAAGCCCCGCAAGGTACTGGCCCTGTTGGCCTGCCGGGCGGACCGGCTGGTGTCGGTGGAGGCACTGATCGAGGAGGTCTGGGGCGAGCACCCGCCGCGCAGTGTCCAGACCACCCTGCAGACCTACGTCCTGCAGCTGCGCGGCTGCATCGCCACGGCCCTGGGCGGCCAGACGCCCGTGGACCTGCCGCGCGGCTCGAAGAGCGTGCTGGTCACCGAGCCCGGCGGCTACCTGCTGGACACCCAGGGCGGCTCCCTGGACCGCGACGAGTTCGACCTGCTCTCCCGGCGCGGCCACCGCGCGATGGACGGCGGGGACTGCCTGGCGGCCTCCGCCACCTTCCGGCAGGCGCTGGAACTGTGGCGCGGACCGGCCCTGGTGGACGTCCAGTGCGGGGCGCTGCTCGAGGCGGAGGCGCGCTCGCTGGAGGAGGCCCGGCTGAGCATCCTGGGCCGGCGGATCGAGGCCGACCTGAGGCTCGGGCGCCACCACGAACTGGTCGGCGAACTGGCCGGCCTCTGCGTCCAGCACCCCCTGCACGAGGGGTTGCAGGCCCAGTTGATGATCGCCCTCTACCGGGCGGGGCGCCGCAGCGCCGCGCTGGAGACCTACCACCGGCTGCGCACCGTCCTCAGCCGGGAGCTCGGACTCGACCCGTCGCCGGAGCTGCGCGAGCTGCAGAGCGCCCTGCTCGACGCCGACCCGGGGCTCGACCTGGTCAGGACCGGCCCCCCGGGACGGCTGCTGCGAGCCATCTGA
- a CDS encoding acyl carrier protein has product MSEFTLSELTDKLRECAGDPAEGYDLDRDDVTDVLFFDLGYDSLALLQVTGVLKRERGVVLRDDEVMGVETPRELLQLINADLSVRAA; this is encoded by the coding sequence ATGAGTGAGTTCACCCTGTCCGAGCTGACCGACAAGCTGCGCGAGTGCGCGGGCGATCCCGCCGAGGGCTACGACCTGGACCGCGACGACGTCACGGACGTCCTGTTCTTCGACCTCGGTTACGACTCCCTGGCGCTGCTCCAGGTCACCGGGGTGCTCAAGCGGGAGCGCGGCGTCGTGCTGCGGGACGACGAGGTGATGGGCGTGGAGACCCCCAGGGAGCTGCTCCAGCTGATCAACGCCGACCTCAGCGTGCGGGCCGCCTGA
- a CDS encoding SchA/CurD-like domain-containing protein, producing MPYAAITYRVKPGHEDEIAAIFADFQRVDTPEYAAEDGTSAGRLLGTGVFVKDDVLVRVIHYEGDFAAVGRHMAAQRGVHVLEERLAPYLAEQRDTTSAEGFAAYFRNALMRSVAQLTVDTHPTRV from the coding sequence ATGCCGTACGCAGCGATCACCTACCGCGTCAAGCCGGGCCACGAGGACGAGATCGCCGCGATCTTCGCGGACTTCCAGCGGGTCGACACCCCCGAGTACGCCGCCGAGGACGGGACCTCGGCCGGGCGGCTGCTCGGCACCGGTGTCTTCGTCAAGGACGACGTGCTCGTCAGGGTCATCCACTACGAGGGCGACTTCGCCGCCGTGGGCCGGCACATGGCGGCCCAGCGCGGCGTGCACGTCCTGGAGGAGCGGCTGGCCCCCTACCTCGCCGAGCAGCGGGACACCACCAGTGCCGAGGGCTTCGCGGCGTACTTCCGCAACGCCCTGATGCGCTCGGTCGCCCAACTCACCGTGGACACCCACCCGACGCGGGTCTGA
- a CDS encoding DUF1772 domain-containing protein, which translates to MTAALGFLALLGSGVTAGVLFAVALSVLPALFAMETSTYVYAHQLLGRNWDPTMPVIVLGSTLADLLWAVFGGGAVRGPAAAATVLLLGVSGVSHLCNVPINRRVKAVEDPRRLPADWTDPRPPWRRWHLLRTALAAAALTLNSIAALGS; encoded by the coding sequence ATGACAGCGGCGTTGGGCTTCCTCGCGCTGCTCGGCAGCGGGGTCACGGCCGGGGTGCTGTTCGCCGTCGCGCTGAGCGTGCTTCCCGCGCTGTTCGCGATGGAGACGAGCACCTACGTGTACGCGCACCAGCTGCTCGGCCGGAACTGGGATCCGACCATGCCGGTGATCGTGCTGGGCTCCACCCTGGCCGATCTCCTGTGGGCGGTGTTCGGCGGCGGGGCCGTCCGCGGCCCGGCCGCCGCGGCGACGGTGCTGCTGCTGGGCGTCTCCGGCGTCTCGCACCTGTGCAACGTGCCGATCAACCGCAGGGTGAAGGCCGTCGAGGACCCCCGGCGGCTCCCCGCCGACTGGACGGATCCGCGCCCGCCGTGGCGGCGTTGGCACCTGCTGCGCACCGCCCTGGCGGCCGCCGCCCTGACCCTGAACAGCATCGCGGCACTGGGCAGTTGA
- a CDS encoding SchA/CurD-like domain-containing protein, translating to MPFAALTYDIKPGFEAELAEIFGNFRRVRSDQVRTETGEEAGRILATAVFIRDDTLVRVIEYQGDLDAVARHMASQPGVREVEQRLKPYLSKPRDTDTVEGFVATFRRSLLRTVAQISVRDVPAAS from the coding sequence ATGCCGTTCGCCGCCCTCACCTACGACATCAAGCCGGGCTTCGAGGCCGAACTGGCCGAGATCTTCGGCAACTTCCGCCGGGTGCGGTCCGACCAGGTGCGGACCGAGACCGGCGAGGAGGCCGGCCGGATCCTGGCCACCGCCGTGTTCATCCGCGACGACACCCTGGTGCGGGTCATCGAGTACCAGGGCGACCTGGACGCGGTGGCGCGCCACATGGCCTCCCAGCCGGGTGTGCGCGAGGTGGAGCAGCGCCTCAAGCCGTACCTGAGCAAGCCGCGTGACACCGACACCGTGGAGGGCTTCGTCGCCACCTTCCGGCGCAGCCTGCTGCGCACCGTCGCCCAGATCTCGGTCCGGGACGTGCCGGCGGCCTCCTGA
- a CDS encoding TcmI family type II polyketide cyclase, with translation MHRTLIVAKLQPGKADDIAGIFGDSDATELPHMIGVARRTLFKFHDLYFHLVEADQDIAPDLYKARSHPLYEEINSRLAACVNPYDPNWKEPKDAMATPFYVWTKGEGRIL, from the coding sequence GTGCACCGAACCCTTATCGTGGCGAAGTTGCAGCCGGGCAAGGCCGATGACATCGCGGGCATCTTCGGCGACTCCGACGCGACCGAGCTGCCGCACATGATCGGTGTCGCCCGGCGCACCCTGTTCAAGTTCCACGACCTCTACTTCCACCTGGTCGAGGCCGACCAGGACATCGCGCCCGACCTCTACAAGGCGCGCAGCCACCCGCTCTACGAGGAGATCAACAGCCGGCTCGCCGCCTGTGTGAACCCGTACGACCCGAACTGGAAGGAACCCAAGGACGCCATGGCGACCCCCTTCTACGTGTGGACCAAGGGCGAGGGGCGGATCCTGTGA
- a CDS encoding cupin domain-containing protein, whose amino-acid sequence MSSADRTTITRTVKFSADQAEANTKRGGDIRVTLSPKTVGCTSGFGGVMSLVPGDHVTEHYHPYSEEFIHVVSGELEMSLDGQPVKLTAGDSLLVPIGVRHRLVNVGEVTAHCAFHLSPLAPRPELGHVDTEPAQHPGAANPQIGGGA is encoded by the coding sequence GTGAGCAGCGCCGACCGCACCACCATCACCCGCACCGTCAAGTTCTCGGCGGACCAGGCCGAGGCCAACACCAAGCGCGGCGGCGACATCCGGGTGACGCTCAGCCCCAAGACCGTCGGGTGCACCTCCGGCTTCGGCGGAGTGATGAGCCTGGTGCCGGGCGACCACGTCACGGAGCACTACCACCCGTACTCCGAGGAGTTCATCCACGTGGTCTCCGGCGAGCTGGAGATGAGCCTGGACGGCCAGCCGGTGAAGCTCACCGCGGGCGACTCGCTGCTGGTGCCGATCGGCGTCCGGCACCGCCTGGTGAACGTCGGCGAGGTCACGGCGCACTGCGCCTTCCACCTGTCGCCGCTGGCCCCGCGTCCCGAGCTCGGGCACGTGGACACCGAGCCGGCGCAGCACCCGGGTGCCGCCAACCCGCAGATAGGCGGCGGGGCGTGA
- a CDS encoding beta-ketoacyl synthase, whose translation MSTGPQPERSPRAERRAVITGIGVVAPGGVGREAFWQLLTEGRTATRRLSLFDPALFRSQVAAEVDFDPAAAGLQAREIRRMDRAAQFAVVCAREALADSGLDLAAVAPERVAVGLGSAVGCTMGLEEEYKVLSDSGKEWLVDHSYGVPHLYGYMVPSTLAVEVAWAAGAEGPVSLVSTGCTSGIDAVAHAVQLIEEGSADVALAGATDAPISPISAACFDAIRATTSRNEDPEHASRPFDRDRAGFVLGEGSAVMVLEEKSAAEARGAHVYGEIVGSAGRSNAHHMTGLKADGREMAEAIRVALDQARLDPTAVSYVNAHGSGTKQNDRHETAAFKRSLGSHAYDIPVSSIKSMIGHSLGAIGSIEVAACALALDRQVVPPTANLHNPDPDCDLDYVPLTARDHRTDVVLTVGSGFGGFQSAMVLARPGVVSYGRS comes from the coding sequence GTGAGCACCGGCCCGCAGCCGGAGCGGTCACCGCGGGCCGAGCGGCGTGCGGTGATCACCGGGATCGGCGTGGTGGCACCGGGCGGCGTCGGCCGGGAGGCCTTCTGGCAGCTGCTGACGGAGGGGCGGACCGCCACCCGGCGGCTCAGCCTCTTCGACCCCGCCCTGTTCCGCTCCCAGGTCGCCGCCGAGGTGGACTTCGACCCGGCGGCGGCCGGGCTCCAGGCCCGCGAGATCAGGCGGATGGACCGGGCCGCGCAGTTCGCCGTGGTGTGCGCCCGCGAGGCGCTCGCCGACAGCGGACTCGACCTGGCGGCGGTGGCCCCGGAGCGGGTCGCCGTGGGCCTGGGCAGCGCGGTCGGTTGCACCATGGGCCTGGAGGAGGAGTACAAGGTCCTCAGCGACTCCGGCAAGGAGTGGCTGGTCGACCACAGCTACGGCGTCCCGCACCTCTACGGCTACATGGTGCCCTCGACGCTCGCGGTGGAGGTCGCCTGGGCGGCCGGTGCGGAGGGCCCGGTCTCGCTGGTCTCCACCGGGTGCACCTCGGGGATCGACGCCGTGGCGCACGCCGTCCAGCTCATCGAGGAGGGCAGCGCCGACGTGGCCCTGGCCGGCGCCACCGACGCGCCGATCTCGCCGATCAGCGCGGCCTGCTTCGACGCGATCAGGGCCACCACCAGCCGCAACGAGGACCCCGAGCACGCTTCCCGCCCCTTCGACCGGGACCGGGCCGGCTTCGTGCTGGGCGAGGGCTCGGCGGTCATGGTGCTGGAGGAGAAGTCGGCCGCCGAGGCGCGGGGCGCGCACGTCTACGGCGAGATCGTCGGCAGTGCCGGGCGCAGCAACGCCCACCACATGACCGGTCTGAAGGCGGACGGCCGGGAGATGGCGGAGGCCATCCGGGTCGCCCTGGACCAGGCCCGGCTCGACCCGACCGCGGTGAGCTACGTCAACGCGCACGGCTCGGGCACCAAGCAGAACGACCGGCACGAGACGGCCGCCTTCAAGCGCAGCCTCGGCAGCCACGCGTACGACATCCCGGTCAGCTCGATCAAGTCGATGATCGGCCACTCGCTGGGCGCCATCGGCTCGATCGAGGTGGCGGCCTGCGCGCTGGCCCTGGACCGCCAGGTCGTACCGCCGACCGCCAACCTGCACAACCCGGACCCGGACTGCGACCTGGACTACGTGCCGCTGACCGCCCGTGACCACCGGACCGACGTGGTGCTGACGGTCGGCAGCGGCTTCGGCGGATTCCAGAGCGCGATGGTCCTGGCCCGGCCCGGAGTCGTCTCCTACGGGAGGAGTTGA
- a CDS encoding ketosynthase chain-length factor, whose protein sequence is MNVRTDDTPPVITGIGITAPTGIGIEAHWAAVLAGKSGIDRITRFDPAPYPVTLAGEVTGFTAADSVPSLLIQQTDQWTHLALTASEAALADAGVDPAGLPEYEMAVVTASSSGGTEFGQREMSALYQHEPEWVGAYQSIAWFYAATTGQLSIRHKMRGPCGVLCGEQAGGLDAIGQARRLTRRGARLVLTGGTDASLCPYGLAAQLATGKLSTVPDPYRAYLPFDRTAAGHLPGEGGAILVLESAASAAERGAGQRYGTVLGYAAGFDPAPGSGRPPALARTVHQALADARLSASDIDVVFADGSGTPAEDLAEAEAITAVFGPRGVPVTVPKVLTGRLYGGGAPLDVATALLALRDGVIPHTAGVESLAPGCEIDLVTQAPRTAPLRRALVLARGHGGFNSALILAR, encoded by the coding sequence TTGAACGTGCGGACCGACGACACGCCCCCGGTGATCACCGGGATCGGCATCACCGCGCCGACCGGCATCGGCATCGAGGCCCACTGGGCCGCGGTGCTGGCCGGGAAGTCGGGCATCGACCGGATCACCCGCTTCGATCCCGCGCCCTACCCGGTGACCCTGGCCGGCGAGGTGACCGGCTTCACCGCCGCCGACTCCGTGCCCAGTCTGCTGATCCAGCAGACCGACCAGTGGACCCACCTGGCGCTGACCGCCTCCGAGGCGGCGCTCGCCGACGCCGGGGTGGACCCGGCCGGGCTGCCGGAGTACGAGATGGCGGTGGTCACCGCCAGTTCGTCCGGCGGCACCGAGTTCGGCCAGCGCGAGATGTCGGCGCTCTACCAGCACGAGCCGGAGTGGGTCGGCGCCTACCAGTCGATCGCCTGGTTCTACGCGGCCACCACCGGGCAGCTCTCCATCCGGCACAAGATGCGCGGCCCGTGCGGCGTGCTGTGCGGGGAGCAGGCGGGCGGCCTCGACGCCATCGGCCAGGCCCGGCGGCTGACCAGGCGCGGGGCCCGGCTGGTGCTCACCGGCGGCACCGACGCCTCGCTCTGCCCGTACGGGCTGGCCGCGCAGCTCGCCACCGGCAAGCTCTCCACCGTGCCGGACCCCTACCGGGCCTACCTGCCCTTCGACCGGACGGCCGCCGGCCACCTGCCGGGCGAGGGCGGCGCGATCCTGGTGCTGGAGAGCGCGGCCTCGGCCGCCGAGCGGGGGGCCGGGCAGCGGTACGGCACCGTGCTCGGGTACGCCGCGGGCTTCGACCCGGCGCCCGGCTCCGGCCGCCCCCCGGCGCTGGCGCGCACCGTCCACCAGGCGCTCGCGGACGCCCGCCTGAGCGCCTCGGACATCGACGTGGTCTTCGCCGACGGCTCCGGCACGCCCGCCGAGGACCTGGCGGAGGCCGAGGCGATCACGGCGGTGTTCGGCCCGCGCGGGGTGCCGGTCACCGTGCCCAAGGTGCTCACCGGCCGGCTCTACGGCGGTGGCGCGCCGCTGGACGTGGCCACCGCGCTGCTCGCGCTGCGCGACGGGGTGATCCCGCACACCGCCGGGGTCGAGTCGCTCGCCCCGGGGTGCGAGATCGACCTGGTGACCCAGGCTCCGCGCACCGCACCGCTGCGCCGCGCCCTGGTGCTGGCGCGCGGCCACGGCGGCTTCAACTCAGCTCTGATCCTGGCACGTTGA
- a CDS encoding SRPBCC family protein, with protein MAGHTDNSIVIDAPLETVWEITNDLENWPNLFSEYASAEVLERDGRTVTFRLTMHPDENGTVWSWVSRRTPDPVTRTVSAHRVETGPFEFMDIHWEYTAAEEGGVRMRWVQDFHMKPQAPVDDEGMTGHLNRNTVVQMQLIKEKVEAAARARSAA; from the coding sequence ATGGCAGGTCACACCGACAACTCGATCGTCATCGACGCACCCCTGGAGACCGTCTGGGAGATCACCAACGACCTGGAGAACTGGCCGAACCTGTTCAGCGAGTACGCCTCGGCCGAGGTGCTGGAGCGGGACGGCCGCACCGTCACCTTCCGGCTCACCATGCACCCCGACGAGAACGGCACGGTGTGGAGCTGGGTCTCCCGCCGTACGCCGGACCCGGTGACCCGCACGGTCTCGGCGCACCGGGTGGAGACCGGCCCGTTCGAGTTCATGGACATCCACTGGGAGTACACCGCCGCCGAGGAGGGTGGGGTCCGGATGCGCTGGGTCCAGGACTTCCACATGAAGCCGCAGGCCCCGGTGGACGACGAGGGCATGACCGGGCACCTCAACCGCAACACCGTCGTCCAGATGCAGCTGATCAAGGAGAAGGTCGAGGCGGCCGCCCGCGCGCGCAGCGCGGCCTGA
- a CDS encoding anthrone oxygenase family protein translates to MTALLAPLVVLLNGLAAGVLLGTQLGGWPLLAALPPDRYVHAHAFFATRYDPAMPICLLGTLVGDLVLAVGGPQGLARGLCLVAALLAAATVVISITKNVPVNKWIRTIDPENLPANFAELDPRGTWGPWNRRRSVLALLALAANCAALSALL, encoded by the coding sequence GTGACCGCTCTGCTCGCTCCGCTGGTGGTGCTGCTCAACGGCCTTGCCGCCGGGGTGCTCCTGGGCACCCAGCTCGGCGGCTGGCCGCTGCTCGCCGCGCTGCCACCGGACCGCTACGTCCACGCCCACGCCTTCTTCGCCACCCGCTACGACCCGGCCATGCCGATCTGCCTGCTGGGCACCCTGGTCGGCGACCTGGTGCTCGCCGTCGGCGGCCCGCAGGGCCTGGCCCGGGGGCTCTGCCTGGTCGCCGCCCTGCTCGCCGCGGCCACCGTCGTCATCTCGATCACCAAGAACGTGCCGGTCAACAAGTGGATCCGGACGATCGACCCGGAGAACCTCCCGGCGAACTTCGCCGAGCTCGACCCGCGGGGCACCTGGGGGCCGTGGAACCGGCGGCGCAGCGTCCTCGCCCTGCTCGCCCTCGCCGCCAACTGCGCCGCGCTGTCGGCCCTGCTCTGA
- a CDS encoding SDR family NAD(P)-dependent oxidoreductase has product MNLALEGKKALVTGGTRGVGRGIVLALARAGVDVVTCYQQESDYVGSLERELKEIGGNHLVLQADVTRPDEVAALVARAGEAYGRLDLVVNNAGAISHIPYAELPLEEFQRVFTTNVTAAHLVVQHALPLLHAGSSVVSIGSKAVDAGIPLRSHYTATKAALVGLSRSLAKEFGGKGIRFNVVALGVVETENLYKLPEDQQKLMVERYSAKTALGRLGTPEEVAGAVLWLASDLSRYVTGSTVSVDGGIS; this is encoded by the coding sequence ATGAATCTGGCCCTGGAGGGCAAGAAGGCCCTCGTCACCGGCGGTACCCGCGGCGTCGGCCGCGGCATCGTGCTCGCCCTGGCCCGGGCCGGCGTCGACGTGGTGACCTGCTACCAGCAGGAGAGCGACTACGTCGGCTCGCTGGAGCGGGAGTTGAAGGAGATCGGCGGCAACCACCTGGTGCTGCAGGCCGACGTGACCCGCCCGGACGAGGTGGCCGCCCTGGTCGCGCGGGCCGGCGAGGCGTACGGCCGGCTCGACCTGGTGGTCAACAACGCCGGGGCGATCAGCCACATCCCCTACGCCGAGCTGCCGCTGGAGGAGTTCCAGCGGGTGTTCACCACCAACGTCACCGCCGCGCACCTGGTCGTCCAGCACGCCCTGCCGCTGCTGCACGCGGGCTCCTCCGTGGTCAGCATCGGCTCCAAGGCGGTGGACGCCGGCATTCCGCTGCGCTCGCACTACACCGCCACCAAGGCGGCGCTGGTGGGTCTCAGCCGTTCGCTGGCCAAGGAGTTCGGCGGCAAGGGCATCCGGTTCAACGTGGTGGCCCTCGGCGTGGTGGAGACCGAGAACCTGTACAAGCTGCCCGAGGACCAGCAGAAGCTGATGGTCGAGCGCTACAGCGCCAAGACGGCCCTGGGCCGGCTCGGGACTCCGGAGGAGGTCGCCGGTGCGGTGCTCTGGCTGGCCAGCGACCTCTCCCGCTACGTGACCGGCTCGACCGTCAGCGTCGACGGGGGGATCTCCTGA
- a CDS encoding antibiotic biosynthesis monooxygenase, translating to MTFRVMLRMEIKPETEAAFVEEWHRGTEAVTGHPANLGQWLSKDSGEAGTYWIVSDWLDEPRFRAFEESPAHLEHRAKLHPYRSGGSFHTMELVAHIPGRAAAADV from the coding sequence ATGACGTTCCGGGTCATGCTCCGGATGGAGATCAAGCCGGAGACCGAGGCCGCCTTCGTCGAGGAGTGGCACCGCGGCACCGAGGCGGTCACGGGCCACCCGGCCAATCTCGGCCAGTGGCTCTCCAAGGACAGCGGAGAGGCGGGCACCTACTGGATCGTCAGCGACTGGCTGGACGAGCCCCGGTTCCGGGCCTTCGAGGAGAGCCCCGCCCACCTGGAGCACCGGGCCAAGCTGCACCCCTACCGCAGCGGCGGCTCGTTCCACACCATGGAGCTGGTGGCCCACATCCCGGGCCGGGCGGCGGCCGCCGATGTCTGA
- a CDS encoding antibiotic biosynthesis monooxygenase has protein sequence MSEVRVLVYQVARDEAELAAVREAYHQVSGRLAEVPGMLGNELLRQAHDPLSLVVVSRWASMADFETWESGAEHREDTAPLRPYRDTRTGTPFAVYQVDAVH, from the coding sequence ATGTCTGAGGTACGGGTGCTGGTCTACCAGGTCGCCCGGGACGAGGCCGAGTTGGCCGCCGTCCGGGAGGCGTACCACCAGGTGAGCGGGCGGCTGGCCGAGGTGCCGGGGATGCTCGGCAACGAGCTGCTCCGGCAGGCCCACGACCCCCTGTCGCTGGTGGTGGTCAGCCGCTGGGCGAGCATGGCGGACTTCGAGACCTGGGAGTCGGGCGCGGAGCACCGCGAGGACACCGCACCGCTGCGGCCCTACCGGGACACCCGGACCGGCACGCCGTTCGCCGTCTACCAGGTCGACGCGGTCCACTGA
- a CDS encoding NAD(P)-dependent oxidoreductase, giving the protein MSHPRLAFIGLGAMGGGMAHRLLRSGYELTVHNRTASRAAPLVAEGAVLAGSPARAVAGLGTVLLSLSDEAAVEQVLFGEVLPVLAPGSTVIDTSTVSPEYAREAAARLAAAGLRRVEACVVGNPLQAREGQLRVFAAGEERDIEAVRPVLEAIGSEVVLFGAPGAAATAKLILNLLLGAQVASLAEAVTYGERAGLDRDQLLATIAGTGFSSQVMRFRAELMRKGAYQPAFFRSTLMEKDLRLAVTDAAAAGVAMPVLDTVRSRFAAVVEAGDGDKDASVLIEHS; this is encoded by the coding sequence ATGAGCCACCCCAGACTGGCCTTCATCGGACTCGGCGCCATGGGCGGCGGCATGGCGCACCGCCTGCTCCGCTCGGGCTACGAGCTGACCGTCCACAACCGGACCGCGAGCCGGGCCGCACCGCTGGTCGCCGAAGGCGCCGTGCTCGCCGGCTCGCCGGCGCGGGCCGTCGCGGGCCTGGGCACCGTGCTGCTCAGCCTCAGCGACGAGGCCGCCGTCGAGCAGGTGCTGTTCGGCGAGGTGCTGCCCGTCCTGGCGCCCGGCAGCACGGTGATCGACACCTCCACCGTCTCCCCGGAGTACGCGCGCGAGGCCGCGGCCCGGCTGGCCGCGGCGGGGCTGCGCCGGGTGGAGGCCTGCGTGGTGGGCAACCCGCTGCAGGCCAGGGAGGGGCAGCTGCGGGTCTTCGCCGCCGGGGAGGAGCGGGACATCGAGGCGGTGCGGCCCGTCCTGGAGGCCATCGGCTCCGAAGTGGTGCTCTTCGGTGCGCCGGGTGCGGCGGCCACCGCCAAGTTGATCCTCAACCTGCTGCTGGGTGCCCAGGTGGCCTCGCTCGCCGAGGCGGTGACGTACGGGGAGCGGGCCGGGCTCGACCGGGACCAGCTGCTCGCGACGATCGCCGGCACCGGCTTCAGCTCCCAGGTCATGCGGTTCCGGGCCGAGTTGATGCGCAAGGGCGCCTACCAGCCGGCCTTCTTCCGCTCCACGCTGATGGAGAAGGACCTGCGCCTCGCCGTCACCGACGCCGCCGCGGCGGGCGTCGCCATGCCGGTGCTCGACACCGTACGGTCGCGCTTCGCCGCCGTGGTCGAGGCCGGCGACGGCGACAAGGACGCGTCGGTCCTGATCGAGCACAGCTGA